The Persephonella atlantica genome includes a window with the following:
- a CDS encoding S1 RNA-binding domain-containing protein — protein sequence MENYHSEFEKLLEEESANIQYYHKGERVKGRIVKIQDDIAFVDIGQKTEVAINAKEIEGLKEGDEIEAVYLGKKNKEGYDLISRKPILFEQTLKSIENALNRKEKIKAKLSRKANKGFLVDINGIKAYLPYSESGLKKGEEFPPAEFEVYIIRFEKKGKYPNIVVSRKDVIKEEEENKKREIFSLLEEGKVVKGKVVKITDKGAVLSLENTVFGFLPQALYSWDRNKKLQDELVVGSDVEVVIKEIDRENQRIVFSKRDLEPDPWKEFDKNVGDVVEAVVKEINDYGIVVKVGDLEGFIYKMETDHIRPLEYKKRFKKGQRITAKIIELDRNKRRLKLSIKATVPHPVEVFMEKNPEGSVVEGKIKEIKTKMAVVDLGNDLEGVLYLEDATWNPKIRNISYVLKGKNIKQFKVLGREGNRIKLGLKQFKENPWEEYLSKHKEGDVVSGKVIKLIDRGAFVELADEVEGFIPVKQISKEKINIPSDKLSLGQEITAKIIKIKGKDIILSIKAVEKEREKNEIKKALEKVKPKGDSLGTLGEILKEKLKNMEK from the coding sequence ATGGAAAACTACCACTCAGAGTTTGAAAAACTTTTAGAGGAAGAGTCTGCTAATATACAGTATTACCATAAAGGAGAAAGAGTTAAAGGCAGAATAGTAAAAATTCAGGATGACATTGCCTTTGTGGATATTGGGCAGAAAACGGAAGTGGCTATTAATGCTAAAGAAATAGAAGGCCTTAAAGAGGGAGACGAAATAGAGGCCGTTTATCTTGGCAAAAAAAACAAAGAAGGATATGACCTGATATCAAGGAAACCCATCCTGTTTGAACAGACCCTTAAAAGCATTGAAAATGCCCTAAACAGGAAAGAAAAGATAAAAGCAAAACTGAGCAGAAAGGCCAACAAAGGATTCCTGGTAGATATTAACGGTATTAAAGCATATCTGCCTTACTCAGAATCTGGACTGAAAAAGGGTGAAGAGTTTCCACCTGCAGAATTTGAGGTGTACATAATAAGATTTGAGAAAAAAGGGAAATACCCCAACATTGTTGTCTCACGAAAAGATGTGATAAAAGAAGAAGAAGAAAATAAGAAGAGGGAAATCTTTTCTTTACTGGAAGAGGGGAAAGTTGTAAAAGGGAAAGTTGTAAAAATAACAGACAAGGGGGCTGTCTTATCTTTAGAAAATACTGTTTTTGGGTTTTTACCACAGGCACTCTACTCGTGGGACAGAAATAAAAAACTGCAGGATGAACTTGTCGTTGGCTCAGATGTAGAAGTTGTAATAAAGGAGATAGACAGGGAAAATCAGAGGATAGTATTTTCCAAAAGAGACCTTGAACCTGACCCATGGAAAGAGTTTGATAAAAACGTTGGGGATGTGGTGGAGGCAGTTGTAAAAGAGATAAATGACTACGGCATTGTTGTAAAGGTAGGAGATTTAGAAGGTTTTATATACAAAATGGAGACAGACCATATAAGACCTCTTGAGTATAAAAAAAGGTTTAAAAAAGGTCAAAGGATAACAGCAAAGATTATTGAGCTTGACAGAAACAAAAGAAGGCTAAAACTGAGCATAAAAGCAACCGTTCCCCATCCGGTAGAAGTATTTATGGAAAAAAATCCTGAAGGTTCTGTCGTAGAAGGAAAGATAAAAGAGATCAAAACAAAAATGGCAGTTGTTGATCTTGGCAACGACTTAGAAGGAGTTCTTTACCTTGAGGATGCCACATGGAATCCAAAAATCAGAAACATCTCCTATGTTCTTAAAGGTAAAAATATAAAACAGTTCAAAGTGTTAGGCAGAGAAGGAAACAGAATAAAACTGGGACTTAAACAGTTTAAGGAAAATCCGTGGGAGGAATATCTGTCTAAACACAAAGAAGGAGATGTAGTCTCTGGAAAAGTTATAAAACTTATTGACAGAGGAGCTTTTGTTGAGCTTGCTGACGAAGTAGAAGGATTTATACCTGTTAAGCAGATATCAAAGGAAAAGATAAATATACCCAGTGATAAACTGTCTTTAGGACAGGAAATAACAGCCAAAATAATAAAAATAAAAGGAAAAGACATTATACTCAGCATAAAGGCTGTTGAAAAAGAGAGAGAAAAGAATGAGATAAAGAAAGCTCTTGAAAAGGTAAAACCTAAAGGAGATTCTCTTGGAACATTAGGAGAAATACTGAAAGAAAAACTAAAAAATATGGAAAAATAA
- the ilvN gene encoding acetolactate synthase small subunit: MTEEIKAIKVRPLPKSETRKHIIVVRVQHNFGVLTRITSLFAGRGYNIESLTVGKTHEPNVARITIVVEGNERVVEQIIKQLRKLIETLRVRDITDVPHIERELVLIKVHAGEDKARDEIMRLVSIFRAKVVDVSVDTYTIEVTGDSEKIEAFIKLLRPFGIKDIARTGVLALTRESAKESLQEHRLE; the protein is encoded by the coding sequence ATGACTGAAGAGATTAAAGCAATCAAAGTAAGACCTCTGCCTAAAAGTGAAACGAGAAAACATATTATAGTTGTACGTGTTCAACATAACTTTGGCGTTCTAACAAGGATAACTTCGCTGTTTGCTGGAAGAGGATACAATATAGAAAGTCTGACCGTTGGAAAGACACACGAACCTAATGTAGCGAGAATAACTATAGTTGTGGAAGGAAACGAAAGGGTTGTTGAACAGATAATAAAACAGCTTAGAAAACTGATAGAAACACTAAGGGTAAGAGATATAACAGATGTTCCTCACATAGAAAGGGAACTGGTTCTTATAAAGGTTCATGCAGGGGAAGACAAAGCAAGAGATGAAATAATGAGACTTGTAAGCATATTCAGGGCAAAAGTGGTAGATGTTTCTGTAGATACGTATACCATTGAAGTGACAGGAGATTCAGAAAAGATAGAAGCCTTTATAAAACTCCTCAGACCATTTGGTATCAAAGACATAGCGAGGACAGGCGTCCTTGCCCTGACGAGAGAATCAGCAAAAGAGAGTTTGCAGGAACACAGGCTAGAATGA
- a CDS encoding GNAT family N-acetyltransferase, whose amino-acid sequence MEIHIKLPANEKVIQPSIDFVYRWSIECGLSEEEAAEFATAFDELITDIVLFAYPERGEFSITLKDFLSRLEIIVYELGEPFDPERHRYSAKKALSEGDFEGAGFEVIKKLSDNFIFLYKGREGKEFRIVKNIKHPHITHIYSEKELKKEPKKAVSYQISPVTENDAEDIAKLIYRSYGYTYPKEDMYYPDRIIKALKEGKKFGVIVRTDRREAVGYFAVIISTDSNIGEVGEVVVSPDHRGKGIMKMMMKALIDMVKAKGLLGLFGEAVTVHTISQKVNAKYGFKSTALIVGFFPFAKYKGFKHGQQRISVVIDFLPLVERKEVSLYIPQKYKNLIKEIYKNLGITVRNIPVKKIHLKEKSFFKVNINYQFETAVIVIFSYGKDFEDRIRNKLMSFEKKGLKGVYIDLPLDKPFTKKAVQILRKYGFFFAGVMPLFHKERDFLRMQKIYQHIDFKYINTFSDMAQKLKKFVKRDAKEVGVL is encoded by the coding sequence ATGGAGATACATATAAAACTTCCTGCCAACGAAAAGGTTATACAACCGTCTATTGATTTTGTTTACAGATGGAGCATAGAGTGTGGACTATCGGAAGAGGAGGCCGCCGAATTTGCTACGGCATTTGACGAACTTATAACAGACATTGTGCTTTTTGCTTATCCAGAAAGAGGGGAATTCTCTATTACGCTAAAAGATTTTCTTTCCCGTTTAGAGATAATAGTTTATGAACTTGGAGAACCATTTGACCCAGAGAGACATAGATACTCCGCTAAAAAAGCACTATCTGAAGGAGATTTTGAAGGAGCTGGTTTTGAAGTAATAAAGAAATTATCTGATAACTTTATTTTTTTATACAAAGGCAGAGAAGGAAAAGAGTTTAGAATAGTAAAAAATATTAAACATCCCCACATCACCCACATATACTCAGAAAAAGAGTTGAAAAAAGAACCGAAAAAGGCGGTAAGTTATCAGATATCTCCTGTAACAGAAAATGATGCAGAAGATATAGCAAAGCTGATTTACCGTTCTTATGGATACACATATCCTAAAGAAGACATGTATTATCCAGACAGAATAATAAAAGCACTAAAGGAAGGAAAGAAGTTTGGAGTTATAGTAAGAACAGACAGGAGAGAGGCTGTAGGATATTTTGCTGTAATAATCTCAACAGATTCCAACATTGGCGAGGTAGGAGAAGTGGTCGTATCTCCAGACCACAGAGGTAAAGGCATAATGAAGATGATGATGAAAGCTCTTATTGATATGGTAAAGGCAAAAGGACTACTTGGTTTGTTTGGTGAGGCAGTAACAGTTCATACAATCAGTCAGAAGGTAAATGCAAAGTACGGATTTAAATCAACAGCTCTAATTGTAGGATTTTTTCCATTTGCTAAATATAAAGGTTTCAAACATGGTCAGCAGAGAATTTCTGTTGTTATAGATTTTTTACCTCTCGTAGAAAGAAAAGAGGTATCTCTGTACATTCCTCAAAAGTATAAAAATCTGATAAAAGAAATCTACAAAAATTTAGGCATCACCGTCAGAAACATTCCTGTCAAAAAAATACATTTAAAAGAAAAATCTTTTTTTAAAGTTAACATAAATTATCAGTTTGAGACGGCGGTAATTGTTATCTTTTCTTACGGTAAGGACTTTGAAGACCGTATAAGAAACAAGCTGATGTCTTTTGAAAAAAAAGGACTGAAAGGGGTTTACATAGATCTGCCTTTAGATAAACCATTTACTAAAAAAGCTGTTCAGATTCTAAGAAAATATGGGTTTTTCTTTGCAGGAGTCATGCCTCTGTTTCATAAAGAAAGGGATTTTCTCAGAATGCAGAAGATATACCAGCATATAGATTTTAAGTACATAAATACATTCTCAGACATGGCTCAAAAACTGAAAAAATTTGTTAAAAGGGATGCTAAAGAAGTTGGAGTTTTATAG
- a CDS encoding sodium:calcium antiporter codes for MLFDIIIFLLGLIFILISAEVFTNGVEALGHRLNLSTNFTGSVLAAVGTALPETILPVIAVLFFAEGQGHDIGVGAILGAPFMLSTLAFPLIGLTVILAHFWLKKRALEINIETVGFRRDIVFFLFAYSVALFIVPYENEVLRVLTAVFLILLYVLYIWLTLKGESNEMEEVEKLYFSPKNPNPHIAVIILQVITALTIMITGAHMFVSGIEKISLHFGFPALLFSLLVAPVATELPEKVNSIFWILRKKDSLAVGNVSGAMVFQSTIPVGFGIVFTQWDITGLAMVSGVFAVVSAFFALALSYVDKKVIPFGLTIGGIFYIIYIYLAVKEFF; via the coding sequence ATGCTGTTTGATATAATCATCTTCCTGCTCGGGCTTATTTTTATACTCATATCTGCAGAGGTATTCACAAACGGTGTTGAAGCATTAGGGCACCGTCTCAATCTATCCACAAACTTTACAGGTAGTGTTCTGGCTGCTGTCGGAACAGCTCTTCCAGAGACTATACTTCCTGTAATAGCCGTTTTATTTTTTGCAGAAGGACAGGGACATGATATTGGAGTAGGTGCTATTCTTGGAGCACCTTTTATGTTATCAACACTGGCATTTCCACTGATTGGGCTGACAGTTATACTGGCACATTTCTGGCTTAAAAAAAGAGCATTGGAAATAAATATAGAAACGGTCGGTTTTAGAAGGGATATAGTATTTTTCCTGTTTGCTTATTCTGTAGCCCTTTTTATCGTTCCCTACGAAAACGAGGTGCTCCGAGTTCTGACTGCAGTATTCCTGATACTCCTGTATGTGTTATATATATGGCTTACCCTTAAAGGGGAAAGTAATGAGATGGAAGAAGTAGAGAAACTATATTTTTCTCCTAAAAATCCCAATCCCCATATAGCAGTAATCATACTTCAGGTTATTACAGCCCTAACCATCATGATAACAGGAGCTCACATGTTTGTCAGCGGAATTGAAAAAATCAGTTTACATTTTGGTTTTCCTGCGCTGTTATTTTCCCTTCTGGTTGCTCCAGTAGCAACAGAACTTCCCGAAAAGGTGAACAGCATTTTCTGGATACTGAGGAAAAAAGATTCCCTTGCAGTTGGAAATGTAAGTGGAGCTATGGTTTTCCAGAGCACTATACCTGTTGGGTTTGGTATTGTTTTTACCCAGTGGGATATAACAGGTCTTGCTATGGTTTCAGGAGTATTTGCCGTAGTGTCTGCTTTTTTTGCTCTTGCTCTGTCATATGTTGATAAAAAAGTTATACCTTTTGGACTAACTATAGGAGGAATCTTTTATATTATTTATATCTATCTGGCTGTGAAAGAATTTTTTTAA
- a CDS encoding M20 family metallopeptidase gives MSMHLNAKEEIKKLSKQIKDEIVSFRRHIHMYPELSGEEKETAKFVAQKLKEFGVNEVIENFGGTTAVVGLIKGRHNITVALRADMDALPMLEKSGKEYASRISGVMHSCGHDAHTAMLLGAAKILVQLKEYLQGNVKLIFQPCEERHDCGGAKKLVEAGVLQNPDVSAIFGLHVFPELPAGVVGTKIGHFMASSDVFTIKIKGKGSHASRPHQGVDSILVGAQVINALHHIVSRKVDPLHPAVLTIGRINGGYADNIIPDEVEMGGTVRTLSLELRDQIPKWIEHAVWGVTLSYGAAYEFDYRQGTPPVINDEKTTKFALGMMRDLLGEDKVVELPNPTMGGEDFSEYLMKVPGTFIRLGIRNEEKGITAPLHSPVFDIDEDALPVGASVLSYLAYKWVEEHS, from the coding sequence ATGAGCATGCATCTGAATGCAAAAGAGGAGATAAAGAAACTGTCTAAGCAGATAAAAGATGAGATTGTAAGCTTCAGAAGACATATACATATGTATCCAGAACTTTCAGGAGAAGAGAAAGAAACTGCAAAATTTGTTGCCCAGAAATTAAAAGAGTTTGGAGTTAATGAAGTTATTGAAAACTTTGGAGGAACAACAGCTGTTGTTGGTCTTATAAAAGGCAGACATAACATCACTGTTGCCCTCAGGGCAGATATGGATGCCCTTCCTATGTTAGAAAAATCAGGCAAAGAGTATGCATCAAGAATATCTGGCGTGATGCATTCCTGCGGGCACGATGCCCATACGGCTATGCTGTTAGGAGCAGCAAAGATTCTTGTTCAGCTGAAGGAATATCTACAGGGAAATGTAAAACTGATATTCCAGCCTTGTGAAGAAAGACACGACTGTGGAGGAGCAAAAAAGTTAGTAGAGGCTGGAGTTTTACAAAACCCAGATGTTTCAGCAATATTTGGACTTCATGTGTTTCCAGAATTACCAGCAGGAGTTGTAGGTACAAAAATAGGGCATTTTATGGCATCCTCAGATGTGTTCACCATAAAAATAAAAGGGAAAGGTTCCCATGCTTCAAGACCACATCAGGGAGTTGACTCTATACTTGTAGGTGCGCAGGTTATAAATGCACTCCACCACATTGTAAGCAGAAAGGTAGACCCTTTACATCCTGCTGTTTTAACTATTGGTAGAATTAATGGTGGATATGCTGATAACATTATTCCGGACGAAGTGGAGATGGGAGGAACAGTCAGGACGCTCAGTCTTGAACTGAGAGACCAGATACCAAAATGGATAGAGCACGCTGTATGGGGTGTTACCCTTTCGTACGGAGCAGCCTATGAGTTTGACTACAGACAGGGAACTCCGCCTGTTATAAATGATGAGAAAACGACAAAGTTTGCACTTGGAATGATGAGAGACTTGCTTGGAGAAGATAAAGTCGTGGAGCTTCCCAATCCAACAATGGGAGGAGAGGATTTCTCCGAATATCTGATGAAAGTGCCGGGGACATTTATAAGACTGGGAATAAGAAACGAAGAGAAAGGAATAACAGCTCCCCTCCACAGTCCAGTGTTTGATATAGACGAAGATGCCCTTCCTGTTGGAGCTTCTGTTCTTTCTTATCTTGCGTACAAATGGGTTGAAGAGCACAGCTAA
- the ilvB gene encoding biosynthetic-type acetolactate synthase large subunit, with protein MPKKRGADIVIDVLLEEGVDTVFGLPGGAIMEVYDALFDAPLRNILARHEQAAAHMADGYARATGKVGVVLATSGPGATNLVTGLATAHMDSVPMVAITGQVPRHYIGTDAFQEADVVGITRPITKHNFLVTDIKDLALILREAFYLARTGRPGPVLVDIPKDITQQEYNYKMPTEKDVEEALPGYKPHYEGNPVQIKKAAELIRKAKRPVLYVGGGVIIGNASQELRELAELTRIPVTTTNMGKGAFDETHPLALHMLGMHGTYYANMAVYNADLLIAVGARFDDRVTGKIDEFAPEAKIIHIDIDPASISKNIHVDVPIVGDVKNVLQKLLKELKKKPVEWVKARESWLKQIEKWREKHPLTYQQSDKIIKPQYVIEEIYRITDGEAIVSAGVGQHQMWAAMFYKYKYPRQFLNSGGLGTMGYGFPAAVGAKLGKPEKTVFAIEGDGSFVMNMQDVITAVQYRIPVKIAIINNEFLGMVRQWQQLFYDSRYSSVCLAVHPDFVKLAESMGAVGLRATKPKEVREVLQKAMEINDRPVIMDFVVDREENVLPMVPAGKSYREMIVSPKQKGEAETMYLVG; from the coding sequence ATGCCCAAGAAAAGAGGTGCTGATATTGTTATAGATGTTCTCCTTGAAGAGGGAGTTGATACAGTCTTTGGTCTTCCCGGCGGAGCAATAATGGAGGTTTATGACGCACTGTTTGACGCTCCGCTAAGAAATATACTGGCAAGACATGAACAGGCAGCAGCCCATATGGCTGACGGATATGCAAGGGCTACAGGAAAGGTAGGCGTAGTCCTTGCAACATCTGGACCGGGAGCTACAAATTTGGTTACAGGGCTGGCAACAGCCCACATGGACTCTGTCCCAATGGTAGCAATCACAGGACAGGTTCCAAGACATTACATAGGAACAGATGCATTTCAGGAAGCTGATGTTGTAGGTATAACAAGACCAATAACAAAACATAACTTTCTTGTTACAGACATTAAAGACCTTGCCTTGATACTGAGAGAAGCATTTTACCTTGCCAGAACAGGCAGGCCGGGACCTGTTTTGGTTGACATACCAAAGGATATAACTCAGCAGGAATACAACTACAAAATGCCTACAGAAAAAGATGTTGAAGAGGCCCTTCCCGGGTACAAACCACATTACGAGGGAAATCCTGTTCAGATAAAAAAGGCAGCAGAGCTTATAAGAAAAGCAAAAAGACCCGTTCTGTATGTAGGTGGTGGTGTTATCATAGGAAATGCATCACAGGAACTGAGAGAGCTGGCAGAGCTGACAAGAATTCCTGTTACAACAACAAATATGGGGAAAGGTGCATTTGACGAAACCCATCCCCTTGCTCTCCACATGCTTGGTATGCATGGAACTTATTATGCAAACATGGCTGTTTATAATGCAGACCTTTTAATTGCTGTAGGTGCAAGGTTTGACGACAGGGTTACAGGTAAGATAGACGAGTTTGCTCCAGAAGCAAAAATAATACACATAGATATCGACCCTGCTTCCATCAGCAAAAATATTCATGTGGACGTACCTATCGTTGGAGATGTGAAAAATGTTCTCCAGAAACTGCTGAAGGAACTTAAGAAAAAACCAGTTGAGTGGGTAAAAGCAAGAGAAAGCTGGCTTAAACAGATAGAAAAATGGAGAGAAAAACATCCCCTTACCTATCAGCAGTCAGATAAGATAATAAAACCCCAGTATGTTATAGAAGAGATTTACAGGATAACTGATGGAGAAGCTATTGTCTCAGCAGGAGTAGGACAACATCAGATGTGGGCTGCAATGTTTTATAAATACAAGTATCCCAGACAGTTTCTTAACTCTGGCGGTCTTGGGACTATGGGATACGGATTTCCTGCTGCCGTAGGGGCAAAACTTGGAAAACCTGAAAAAACAGTATTTGCCATAGAGGGAGATGGTTCATTTGTTATGAATATGCAGGATGTTATAACAGCTGTTCAGTACAGAATTCCTGTAAAGATAGCCATAATAAACAACGAGTTTTTAGGTATGGTAAGACAGTGGCAACAGCTGTTCTATGACAGCAGATACTCATCTGTCTGCCTTGCTGTTCATCCTGACTTTGTAAAATTAGCTGAGTCAATGGGAGCAGTAGGTTTAAGAGCAACAAAACCAAAAGAAGTAAGAGAAGTTCTCCAGAAGGCTATGGAAATAAACGATAGACCAGTGATAATGGATTTTGTTGTTGACAGGGAAGAAAACGTTCTGCCAATGGTTCCTGCAGGAAAAAGCTACAGAGAAATGATAGTCAGTCCAAAACAAAAAGGTGAAGCAGAAACAATGTATCTCGTTGGCTAA
- the waaF gene encoding lipopolysaccharide heptosyltransferase II, whose amino-acid sequence MKILVWQTAFLGDLILTTPLFHSIKSMFPGSELTVITKPFGRDVLKNNPYVDRLIIFDKKESSTWNLIKRLKKEQYDVAISPHRSHRASYSLFLSRIPFRAGFDRAGFSFLYTKTVSHRFDGTHEIDRNLSLLTVFPQYDEKKIYRFPELFLSNSEDRFYTQHELKDKNYTVIAPGSKWATKRWTAEGFAVLIDFLAVKGEKIVIIGGKEDAEYVSKILSLSRNTDKVLNLTGKTSLRESFSIIKHAKALISNDSAPVHMAVAFNTPVIDIYGPTVTDFGFYPYRNGAVVEVQLKCRPCGLHGHNQCPIKTHECMKKINPEMVVEAYNKLTKQKTEEKR is encoded by the coding sequence ATGAAGATACTGGTATGGCAGACAGCATTCTTAGGAGACCTGATACTGACTACGCCGCTTTTTCATTCTATAAAAAGTATGTTTCCCGGCAGTGAGCTGACTGTTATAACAAAACCATTTGGAAGAGATGTTCTAAAAAATAATCCATACGTTGACAGACTGATAATTTTTGACAAAAAAGAAAGCTCCACATGGAATCTGATAAAACGGCTAAAAAAAGAGCAGTATGATGTGGCTATCTCTCCACACAGGTCTCACAGGGCTTCTTACTCTTTATTTTTGAGCAGAATTCCTTTCAGAGCAGGTTTTGACAGGGCAGGGTTTTCGTTTTTATACACAAAAACAGTTTCCCACAGATTTGACGGAACCCACGAGATAGACAGGAATCTATCACTGCTTACAGTTTTTCCCCAGTATGATGAAAAAAAGATTTACAGATTTCCTGAGCTTTTTCTATCTAACAGTGAAGACAGATTTTACACACAGCATGAATTGAAGGATAAAAACTACACTGTAATAGCTCCAGGCTCAAAATGGGCTACAAAAAGATGGACAGCTGAAGGGTTTGCTGTATTAATAGATTTTCTGGCAGTAAAAGGAGAAAAGATAGTAATCATTGGCGGAAAAGAGGATGCAGAGTATGTTTCTAAGATTTTATCTCTGTCCAGAAATACAGATAAAGTTCTGAATCTTACAGGGAAAACATCCCTCAGAGAGAGTTTCTCTATAATAAAACATGCGAAAGCATTAATATCAAATGATTCAGCTCCTGTTCACATGGCTGTGGCATTTAACACACCAGTGATTGATATATATGGTCCAACGGTAACAGATTTTGGTTTTTATCCTTACAGAAACGGAGCAGTTGTAGAAGTGCAGTTAAAATGCCGTCCCTGTGGACTGCACGGACACAATCAGTGCCCCATAAAAACCCACGAATGTATGAAAAAAATCAACCCAGAAATGGTTGTTGAGGCATATAATAAGCTTACAAAACAGAAAACAGAGGAAAAAAGATGA
- a CDS encoding acetyl-CoA carboxylase carboxyltransferase subunit alpha — MELNREIQSLSEKIEILRKEIKEGNKEKLKELIQARAQFRKLTKQKMGSLTAWERVQLARHPKRPHTSDYIQNIFTDFIELHGDRRFGDDKAVIAGFAFFEGIPVAVIGHEKGKDTKEKIERNFGMPHPEGYRKAIRIMKLAEKFGRPVITFIDTPGAYPGIGAEERGQSQAIAESIMTMGGLKVPIVCTVIGEGGSGGALALGVGDRILMLENAVYSVISPEGCAAILFKSQEKAPEAAESLKITAKDLKELGVIDCIVPEPLGGAHLQPKKMYKLLKRALRNSLREIIDKNPEELVNQRQAKFYSMGRFTEK, encoded by the coding sequence ATGGAACTAAATAGAGAAATCCAGTCCCTTTCAGAAAAAATAGAGATACTGAGAAAAGAGATAAAGGAAGGTAATAAAGAAAAACTGAAAGAGCTCATTCAGGCAAGGGCGCAGTTTAGAAAACTTACAAAACAGAAGATGGGCAGTCTTACAGCATGGGAAAGAGTTCAGCTTGCACGACATCCTAAAAGACCTCACACATCAGATTACATCCAGAACATATTTACTGACTTTATTGAGCTTCATGGTGATAGAAGATTCGGTGATGATAAAGCTGTCATAGCAGGATTTGCATTCTTTGAAGGGATACCAGTTGCCGTTATAGGACATGAAAAAGGGAAAGACACTAAGGAAAAAATAGAAAGAAACTTTGGAATGCCCCATCCAGAAGGATACAGAAAAGCAATCAGAATAATGAAGTTGGCAGAAAAGTTTGGTAGACCTGTCATAACCTTCATAGACACACCAGGAGCATATCCAGGTATAGGAGCAGAAGAGAGAGGGCAGTCTCAGGCCATAGCAGAAAGTATCATGACTATGGGTGGCTTGAAAGTCCCTATTGTATGCACTGTGATAGGAGAAGGAGGTAGTGGGGGAGCATTAGCCCTTGGTGTAGGAGACAGAATTTTGATGTTGGAAAATGCTGTATACTCTGTTATATCACCTGAAGGATGTGCAGCAATACTGTTTAAATCTCAGGAAAAGGCACCAGAAGCAGCAGAAAGCCTGAAAATAACAGCAAAAGACCTGAAAGAGTTAGGAGTTATAGACTGCATTGTTCCAGAACCTTTAGGCGGGGCACATCTGCAACCAAAAAAGATGTATAAACTGCTAAAAAGAGCTCTGAGAAACAGTTTGAGGGAGATAATAGATAAAAATCCAGAAGAGTTGGTAAATCAGAGGCAGGCAAAGTTTTACTCAATGGGAAGGTTCACAGAAAAGTAG